The sequence TCGCACGTTGTCCATTCGTTGGTGTGGGTTCCCCATACTTCTGAGTTCGATGGGCTACAGCTCCGCCATCAAACCCATCCCAATAAGATACTTTGCTTAGTGCTAGTGCATCTTCTAAAAGAGTGTCATAATTGGTTGTGAAAATATTGACAGCTTTTCTTCGCTCATGAACACCAGCGGATGCGTGGTTAAACAGAGCATCAATAAATTCTAAATGTGCTTTGATGTCCACGATTGGTTTAGACAAAGAGCCTTCTTCAACTGTATTTCCATCCTTGTCCTCAACATAGCCGCACCGGATCACATTTGAGATAGACTCAAGAATTGTATTATGTACTTCTTCTAGGGTAGCTAACTCAACCTCACCACCACTAATGATTGTCTTCTTCTCTTTGTTTCTTTCAGCTAATGCAGCATAGTCGCCAAGATGACTAAGAACATGCTCTATATGGCATTGTTCAGGCAACTCTTGAAATAGTGGAGTGATAATATCGTCATATAATTTTTTGTGACTAGCTTCTAAATTCTTTTTTACTTTGTTCGTCAAAGGGTACATTAGCGGCAATTTAGCGTCGAAGCTTATTCCTGCACCCAGTAGCCAACTTTGCTCACTGCACTTCAAGTGCTCTTCTATTTGCAAGAACAACTCACCGTCAATCAAATCATCCATTTATTTTCCTTCTTATAGAGTTGTAGCCAAATTAGCAACCAGAGCGTTATAACGTTTCGGGTAACCGGACCGCGCCACCCTAACTTTCCGCGTCAGCGCCGCCACCGTTCACGCGGTCCGGTTGACCCGCTGGTTAGCCAGTTTTACATTTTTCTTTATCAACTTCTTGACCGACTACTATTCGTAATATCCCTGCAAACAGGAATGAACCCAACAAAGTAAATATAAAAAGGGCCACTTGACGAAGATCTGTTGTATGGAGGTAACGTTCAGCTACAAAACCAACGACTAGGATCATTGTTGAAAAGACGATACTTGATAATAAAGTGTATAGAGTAGTAATTTTAGTTTTGAATAGCGCAACTCCGATACCAAACCCGACCATTATTATAATTGCCCCCAATCCTGTAAGACCAAGCGATACAGAAAGGGAAATTGATTTCCCCCACATTTCTTCATATTTGCCCAAAACAAATATTTGATAACAGGCATAAATTGACATATATGCCACGAAACATAGTGGGAAAACCAAGTATGTAAGAGCTTTTTTCATAGGATGGCTAACGTTGGAGCTCAGGGGCTGGCGGAGATTTGCAGCACTGAACTTTGATTAACTTGGGATTTTGGTAACAAGGCTGAACTTCGGAAAACCGCGCTGCCCGCCAGTCCCTTGCAGCGGTTTGTGTACGCCCGACATGGGCGTGAACTAATGGGGTTAGAGTCCCCTGTAAGTGTTCCATGTAACGTTGTGAAACGTAACATAAATTACTAGCCAATGGCAAGGGCGTTACCGTGAGGTAGGGTCTGAAGGAAGCCGGATGGCAAAGATATGGGGTGACGAACAGAAATATCATATAAGGCCGAGTCTCTGGGGCAGTCAGCACAACATAATTACGCCCGGGAACAGGAGATACGGTAAATGATGCGCTCGCATATCGGAAGTTCACGCTCTTATTCGGGGAGATCTGTATTCCATGCAATATGAAATTATTTCCAGTGAAATTACCGGTGGGGTTCCGGTTTCCAAATATCCCGGCATAGACAGGGAATGTCCTGCCCGTCTGTGAGATACGAAGAAAGAAGACAGACAGGAAATGATGAAATACGGCACCACTTTGAGCAATCGGAATGGTGAGAATGCAGAAGTCAGCAGAAGCCATAGTAGCCCAAAGCCGGGGGTAATGCCCCGGACACGGTGAAGGGCTGAACATTAAGGAGAGAAATATGTTGCCAAGACACCTTACGCGTACTGTGAACCTGAACGGGGGAGTAGTGTATAAGCGTATCGCGGATGAGCAGTTCTCAAACGATCAACTACTGGAACGTATAGTTTCGACAGAGAATGTCGGTAAGGCCTGGAAACAGGTGCGCAGTAATAAAGGTGCTCCCGGAATCGACGAAATAACAGTCGAGGATTTCCCGTTCACTTTTCGTGAATGCTGGCCTGAAATACGCTCAACCATACTGGAAGGGAATTACATCCCTTCTCCTGTTCAGAGAGTTGAAATACCCAAACCGGATGGCAGTACTCGTCCTCTTGGGATTCCAACTGTGCTGGATAGAGTTATCCGGCAGGCCATCGCTCAGGTTATGAGTCCTATTTTCGATCCTCATTTTTCAGAATCGAGTTGTGGGTTCAGACCGGGCAGATCAGCCCATGACGGAGTGAAGCAGATAAAGCAGTACATCAGACAGGGCTACAAAGTCGCAGTTGATATGGATTTGTCGAAATTCTTCGACACAGTCAACCACGATGTTCTGATGAACCGGGTATCACGTCGGATAGAAGATAAACGTGTACTCAAGCTTATCGGCAAATACCTTCGGGCTGGCGTAATGGTTAATGGCCGTCGTCTTGCAACTCCGCTTGGAGTACCGCAGGGCGGTCCTCTTTCGCCACTTCTTGCAAATATTCTTCTTGACGATCTGGATAAGGAACTGGAGAAACGTGGTCACCACTTCGTTCGTTATGCCGATGACTTCATCATTTTAGTGAAAAGTCTTTCAGCAGCAGAACGGGTGATGGCCAGTGTCAGCAGATTCCTGAAAAGAGAGCTACGGCTAATCGTCAACGAGAAGAAAAGCAGTTTTGGTAAAGTGGAGGAATGCAGTTTTCTCGGGTTTGTCTTTGTGCGAGGCAAAATAAGATGGAGCGACAAAGCCTTTTGTGAGTTCAAAAGACGTATTCGTCTTTTTACCGGAAGAAGCTGGGGCGTCTCCATGGAATACCGCCTACACAAACTTGCAGAGTATGTACGGGGCTGGATAAACTATTACGGCATTTCGGAGTATTATCGCCCGATCCCGATAGTAGACGAATGGCTCCGTCGCAGGATACGAATGTGTTTCTGGAAACAATGGAGATATACACGAACCAAAGTGTCCAATCTTCTCAAGCTGGGAACCTTCAAAAGACAGGCAATTATGACAGCATTAAGTCGTAAAGGCCCATGGCATCTCGCCAGAACCCTGGCTGCACAAACGGGCATGACCAACAAATGGCTGAAAGAACTTGGGTTGATATCTGTCAAAGACCAGTGGGTGAAGATTCACTATCCGGCTCAGGCCCGATGACCTTAATGAACCGCCCTATGCGGAGCCGCTTGTGGGGTGGTGTGGGGAGGGCGAGGGAAAACCTTGCCTTTACCCGATTAGAATTTTTTTAATCATCATCCTCAGGCGGATCATCATCGTCGAGTTCATATGTTGTTGGTTGATAACTTCTTTTTTCAGGTTCTGAATAATCCCAGATTTCTTTTGAAATTTCTTCATTTTGAGAACCCTGATCATTTTCTTGCTTTTTCTCTAACTGTTTGAGAATTTTGTCAATATCCTTGCCACTCATACTAGCTCCTTTTTTCCGTAAAATTTTAAATATGAAATTTCATCTTGAGAGATAAGTACCCCACGGGTACGATTAGATTTCTTCCCAAATTTTCTACCTTTGATAGGTAGCCAAAGTTCTTCCAGATAAATTTGCCTTTCAGCTGGAAATGAACTTGCCATAGATTTTAGAGCATACTTTCCCCTAATTGTATCACCGCTTTTCAGATGAATTTCTACCCAATAAGATTCTCTTTTACTGAAGACGTAATCCCAAGGCTGTTTGTATGGACTTAGAATTTTATTCTTGAAAATCTTGAACCTCGACAACCAGACAAATAGAAAAGGCCATAAGGCAGGCGCAACCACAAAAGTAAAAACAACAGACAGCCAATAATAAAAAGGGTGTTTATCAACAAACCCATCTTTACTAATTATGATTAATAGCCAGAAAAAAAATACGAAATTCAAAACGCTGTAGCACACAGCCTCTACAATTGACTTTGAATAATCCCTATTCTCAATAGCTATTATCCAGCTATAGGTTTTTAGTGAGATAAATCCAGGCAGTACTAGTGCTAAAAACAATAGTGCCTTATCTAATTCCCATATATTCATTTGATTCTAACAGTGTTAATACATGGACAATGTCCATCATATTGCCTTGTATCTAGCCACTTTTTCCACTTATTTTGGTATTAATAGCTTTAAATGGAAAAAACTGTCCACTTATTACTTTTTTCTACATTTTGTCCATGTGATGCCATATTATGATGGGTATCATGGAAAAGAAGGTGTTAGCACAAATGAAGGGCACCCATCTACTAATGGCCAAATTGATTTACGGAACAGGTATACGTCTAATGGAGTGTATTCGTCTACGTATACAAGATATTGATTTTGGCCAGAGGCAGCTGTTTATTCGCTCCGGAAAAGGTGGAAAAGATAGAACGACATTCTTGCCTCGTTTTGTTCACGACGAACTTCATGAGCATGTCGAACGTGTAAAAAACCTGACATCGCCTGAACTGATGAGAAATACAGGCTAGCCAGAACATATCGAAAAGCAGCCTGGGAAACATCGTGGCAATACGTATTCCCAAGTAAGTCACGATCTATAGATCCAAGGAGCAAAAAAGAACGTAGACATCACTTACTTGAGTCAGGCCTGCAAAAAAGCTGGTAAATCGGCTGTGAGAAAGTCAGGGATCGACAAGCGGGCAACCGTCCATACTCTTCGCCATTCCTTCGCTACACATATGCTGAAAATGAAACCAATATTCGTGTGCTTCAAGATCTTCTTGGACATGCTGATGTGAAAACAACAGAAATATATACCCATGTTATGCGAAAGGATATTGATGGGTTGCAAAATCCGCTGGATCGTCTGTACAGCAAAGCCAAATAGAAGGAAATTTCCGCTCTTTTCCCTTCAAAATAAATTGCCGTCCATTAAAACAGAAGAGTTGTATTTGTTCAATGAGTAATTGTGCTATTTCACTGAAAAATCTAATAATTTTATGTGAAGATGTGCGGTGAGTAGGGGAACTATCGTGCAATATGGGCAGCTTTAGATGTTTCCTGAGTCCTCACCAGAAAAAAGCTGAAAAGGAAATTTGACGAGTGGTTGAAAAAAATAAAAATAGCTCAGGAATAAAAAACACGGGTGGGGGTAGGGTGGGGGATAAACAAAAACAGCTACTAAGGAAAGTTTCCTTAGTAGCTGTTGTCGTTTGGTGACCCCAAGGGGAATCGAACCCCTGCTTCCGGCGTGAGAGGCCAGCGTCCTAACCGCTAGACGATGGGGCCATTATTTCGAGTCTTTTCTACCTGACTGCTGAGAGCTTGTCAAGGATTTGTTCCTGCTTTGTTGGAACTAATTGGTTGTAATTTGAACAGCTGGAGTCATTCTACGTTTAGGGCGATATTTGTTCCAAATGTTTTGCATGCGGTCAATTCGTCCGGGTTGTTTTTCAAGGCGTCCCTTCCTTCCATATTTTTAAGCAGGAGAGATGGACCATATTGTATATCCAGGGTGTCACACAGGCATTTGGTGGTAAGAACAGATCCTTCAAAAAGTTTTTCACCAGCGGTTGCAGCGCAGGAAAGGAGGTGACCGGTACGCTGCTCTTCTGAACGATAATTGACCCCAAGGAGATATTTGCGGGACCACCTTGCCTGGCAGCGATCAATATACAACTTTATTTGGGCACTCATTGCATAAAAATAGACAGGGCTGACAAAAAAAAGACGGTCTGCCAAGTCGCTTTTGTCGTACAACTCCGTCATGTCATCTTGTATGATGCAGTTTCCTGTCTTTGAGCATCCTCCGCAGGCCTGACAGGGGCTGATTTTGAGTTTGCTTAAATGGACAAATTCAACGCTGTTGTTTTTTGCTTGGAGCAACCCTTCGGCAACAGCTCTGGCCAGTGTTTCCGTATTGCCGTTTTTTCGTGGACTTCCGAGAATGAAAAGATTGTGTGTCACTGTTTTTCAGCCCCCTCTGTGTGGTTGGTGATTGACGGTTGAGCAGGGCGTCGTCCGAAGAGTTCACACTGTCTGCTGAGCCAGTTGGAGATGTCCTGGGTTAAAAAACGAGGAGCACAGCGCCAGGCCCAGTTGCCCTCTTTACTCCCGGGGCTGTTCATCTTGCAGTCATTGCCAAAACCGAGAACATCCTGAAGAGGAAAAATGGCGTAGCGACTGATTGATGAAAGTGCAAGATAGATCAAATCTCTATGTATGTCGGAGTCATTATTCGTCCTGTTGTTGCAAAATGCCCGAAGTTCGCTTCGTCCGGATTCGCTTAAGTGATTGCTCAGGAACCAGCCAACGGTGGTGTCGTTATCATGTGTTCCTGTGTAAATAACGCTGTTTGGGGTGTCGAAGTTAAAGGGGAGGAAACTGTTCTCCTTGTTGCCATCAAAGGCAAACTGAAGAATTTTCATTCCGGGAAAATCAAGAGCATCACGCAGAGCAAGAACCTCAGGGGTGATCTCTCCGAGATCCTCAGCAATGATATTCAGAGGTCCAAGGTTTTTATAGATTTCTTCAAAAAAATGAATACCTGGTCCTTTTATCCATTCGCCATTCATTGCAGTTTTGTGGCTGGCTGGAATGGACCAGTAGGCTTCAAATCCACGAAAATGATCAACCCGGGCAACGTCCACCATCTGGAAAAGAGAACGGAAGCGTTCCGTCCACCAGGAGTATAGCTGATTTTTAACCACTTTATCGGTGCTATTCCAACGATAAAGTGGGTTGCCCCAGCGCTGACCGGTTTTTGAAAAATAATCAGGAGGGACGCCTGCAACCTCTGTTGGGTGCAGAGTCTCTGGGTCGAGGGAAAATATAGCCTGATTAGCCCAGACATCAACGCTATCCCAACCAACATAGATCGGGATATCGCCAATGAGCTGAATGTTCATGCTATTTGCAAGTTTTCGAAGTTCTTGCCACTGTTTAAA comes from Desulfocapsa sulfexigens DSM 10523 and encodes:
- the malQ gene encoding 4-alpha-glucanotransferase, which produces MPTTQYRRASGILAHISSLPSPHGIGDIGISSYNFISFLKDAGQTLWQFLPTGPTNPIFDNSPYMSTSAFAGSPLLISLDLLVADGLLQDHEINVPQFSEYQTVYKEVALFKNNCLQLAFNNFDRTTNNSAFTKFKQSTVWLKDYCLFMTLKEVFHQKGWFDWPSKLAHRDKAAMEEVTDKYSARMDYFAFEQFVFFKQWQELRKLANSMNIQLIGDIPIYVGWDSVDVWANQAIFSLDPETLHPTEVAGVPPDYFSKTGQRWGNPLYRWNSTDKVVKNQLYSWWTERFRSLFQMVDVARVDHFRGFEAYWSIPASHKTAMNGEWIKGPGIHFFEEIYKNLGPLNIIAEDLGEITPEVLALRDALDFPGMKILQFAFDGNKENSFLPFNFDTPNSVIYTGTHDNDTTVGWFLSNHLSESGRSELRAFCNNRTNNDSDIHRDLIYLALSSISRYAIFPLQDVLGFGNDCKMNSPGSKEGNWAWRCAPRFLTQDISNWLSRQCELFGRRPAQPSITNHTEGAEKQ
- a CDS encoding flavodoxin family protein, with product MTHNLFILGSPRKNGNTETLARAVAEGLLQAKNNSVEFVHLSKLKISPCQACGGCSKTGNCIIQDDMTELYDKSDLADRLFFVSPVYFYAMSAQIKLYIDRCQARWSRKYLLGVNYRSEEQRTGHLLSCAATAGEKLFEGSVLTTKCLCDTLDIQYGPSLLLKNMEGRDALKNNPDELTACKTFGTNIALNVE
- a CDS encoding tyrosine-type recombinase/integrase: MLAQMKGTHLLMAKLIYGTGIRLMECIRLRIQDIDFGQRQLFIRSGKGGKDRTTFLPRFVHDELHEHVERVKNLTSPELMRNTG
- a CDS encoding DUF6338 family protein encodes the protein MNIWELDKALLFLALVLPGFISLKTYSWIIAIENRDYSKSIVEAVCYSVLNFVFFFWLLIIISKDGFVDKHPFYYWLSVVFTFVVAPALWPFLFVWLSRFKIFKNKILSPYKQPWDYVFSKRESYWVEIHLKSGDTIRGKYALKSMASSFPAERQIYLEELWLPIKGRKFGKKSNRTRGVLISQDEISYLKFYGKKELV
- the ltrA gene encoding group II intron reverse transcriptase/maturase, whose amino-acid sequence is MLPRHLTRTVNLNGGVVYKRIADEQFSNDQLLERIVSTENVGKAWKQVRSNKGAPGIDEITVEDFPFTFRECWPEIRSTILEGNYIPSPVQRVEIPKPDGSTRPLGIPTVLDRVIRQAIAQVMSPIFDPHFSESSCGFRPGRSAHDGVKQIKQYIRQGYKVAVDMDLSKFFDTVNHDVLMNRVSRRIEDKRVLKLIGKYLRAGVMVNGRRLATPLGVPQGGPLSPLLANILLDDLDKELEKRGHHFVRYADDFIILVKSLSAAERVMASVSRFLKRELRLIVNEKKSSFGKVEECSFLGFVFVRGKIRWSDKAFCEFKRRIRLFTGRSWGVSMEYRLHKLAEYVRGWINYYGISEYYRPIPIVDEWLRRRIRMCFWKQWRYTRTKVSNLLKLGTFKRQAIMTALSRKGPWHLARTLAAQTGMTNKWLKELGLISVKDQWVKIHYPAQAR
- a CDS encoding SIR2 family protein, which encodes MDDLIDGELFLQIEEHLKCSEQSWLLGAGISFDAKLPLMYPLTNKVKKNLEASHKKLYDDIITPLFQELPEQCHIEHVLSHLGDYAALAERNKEKKTIISGGEVELATLEEVHNTILESISNVIRCGYVEDKDGNTVEEGSLSKPIVDIKAHLEFIDALFNHASAGVHERRKAVNIFTTNYDTLLEDALALSKVSYWDGFDGGAVAHRTQKYGEPTPTNGQRANLIKMHGSIDWFLCDKGYVWRVRDNDLYPKAERRVLIYPQATKYVATQQDPFSTQFDLFRKSLNSSNSNILAVCGYSFGDDHINNEIEFALSKEENKTVLLAFLECRNEIPPCLEKWRSDSFGSRVIIASIHGLYIGKEGPFKRKDEDDYWWTFNGVTSVLKNGCEV